From the genome of Capsicum annuum cultivar UCD-10X-F1 chromosome 4, UCD10Xv1.1, whole genome shotgun sequence:
aaggtctcattCATCTACTAGAGGGTAAGCCTTCATCActaggtttactcggtgctaaatcctactcccagctgaactGACAATGGTACTAATTACTATTAACTAAAATCATAACTGATAATTTATCAACcagaatattataataaaaagtCATGACCTGACTGACTTGTAACTTTAAAACAAAGGCATGTTTAAACAGAtaagtatcaggtgttcataaccttcTAACActaaatgattatttttaatatgataAAAACATCTTAAACACTGGTAGGAAGCCATAAATCAGAGACCCAAAACATGACACATTTTACTAAACTAATGAATTagatgaatttgaacatggggatTAGTTAAACTTGGGAGGATAACATGATCACATGGTTTGATTCATAACTATAAAATTTAACATGGAAtcaattgaatatgacatgggtagTTGAAACTCAAagcatgaaataacctaatttatATGGGAACACgtgttgacatggcttgaattcaaattactaagaaagaGTCTTGATTAAATTCATCTTTAACATGTACATTTTCATAAAGGGGGGGGGGGCATTCATACTTTAAACAAAAAGGGAATTTTGGGCTCAATGTgtggaagaaacccattgatgaataccccacacccctcaattggatgaattcttgaagaaatcttgaaattggaacttgaattcttgaattcttAGTGAAGACACTTGAAATTATGTTCTTGGGAAAAGGGGAATGAGTTTAAGTTTAATAACTGGTGAAGAATGGGGCAATTGATGCCCCTTTTGgattataaatcatgaatttggGTGTTTGGGTAGAgttgaaagaccaaaatgcccctttaagTTAGTGAAATTCCTACATAGCCTTTGTGGAACAGAGGTTATCGCAGAGACTAACCTCCGAGTCACGAACCTTATCTCGGGGTACTGCCTATATGTCACGGACCTCATCGCGGAGGTACAACCTCCATGACACTCACAAATCATAGAGGCATTCTACCTACGAGGTCCAAAAATAGCCCAACCCcattccaaaaattctaaaactcttttAGGACACCCGTTTAATATACCTAaacatgtttcaactcaaaaatcaatggtTCAGATTTAATAAGGCCAAAAATAAATTCTGTGAAATcttggggtcttgaaaatgattaagtcctCTATACTTAGTGTAAAATTCttgccttggaccccttaaacatgcaaCTAAGAGATGAAACGAGCCTatgatcttatggggtattataataacCCGTAAAGAATACATAGATCACATCACATATTTTTGCACATCAACTAACTGCAATGCATTATATTTATCAACCAGTCTTTGTCCCTAAATTATAATGACTCAATTATTGTTAtgttaaaatttatttcaaaaaacttCTTCGAtcaagaaatatttatttcaaacctCGTAGGAATTATTTTTGAGGGAAAGAAGTCACGGaccaaattaaattttcatcaaatCATCAAAATTGGGTCAAACATGTTGACCTATTTTTTACAGTGACAGATTTACCAATACAACGATACTTTCATTGCTGTAGTGACAGTAAGGAAGTGAGCTACCCAAAGTTTAATTAAAGACATTCCTCATGCAAGGACTCTTATTTTACTGCCTCCTTTAAAAAAACCTTAGGTGAACACTCTACCTTGAATGCTAATGTTGAGTAGATTCTTATAAATTAGTTTGTTAACAGCCATATCAAATCTGTAGGAAGCTACAAGGCATATAGGAATCAATATAACTTTTATCTCTGCTGTCATGTTATTTCAATGTTGTCTCCCTGAATTGAATCCAATTAATAACTAACATATTCCATTTGGTATATAGATAAATACAATTAGGATTATTTGGTCCCAATTAGCATCCTGGTGATGTTTGAATAATGTCATGCTAGTTCTCGCTGCATTGACCATCCTtagatgctacattatttcataatattagtTTTAAGGGATATTTTGGTGATCTTGTACAGCGTTGGTTGGGTTGGTACTCCTATTTATCAACTGTGAAGTGGTGTGCCTTTTTCTTTTAGAAGGCCCATTCATTCTCTtagttttgctttatttttttcctagtaCCTACGAATTTCTTTGTCATATTCAGGGAAATATCCACACTTAGTTGGTATTCTTGGATTAGAGGGTTTTACGGACTGTATTAGGATGTCATTAAAGTCTTGTTTTGATTTTCTATCTTTCATTTagatttaaattcatttttattgtcATGGTTGGCTTCCTCTTTTTACTTTTATTGTGTTCTTGAGTTCAGGTTAAGGGCGTTCTACAATGACAATTcatattcatggagttgatatCACTAAGAAATAATGTAGGAGCATTAGAAATGTAAGCTCGTCTATCATACTTCATAAATTTTTTCATAGAAgcaaaattttaaacatttaaagtTTCACCCAAAATCATGCTGAAAATTAACTTTTTATACAAATTTCTATGATTCAACGGTGTTAAGCGTGTAAATAAAGTACTAAGGATGAAAACTTACCTTAGAAATGATGTCAGAAAGTGGATTGCTAGAGAAAAGTTGAGATAGTTTTGTGAGTTGGGAAGCAGAACAAATAAATCTCACTTCTTCATTTAGAAACTATCAAGTTTCACAACTATGGCAAATCCAACATTGTAATGATGGGCTTTGTGATGTTCCATTTTCGTATGATTTTTTCTGTATGATAATAATTGTggtgttttaggtattttaaatgacctatcaaataaaattttattacgAATCATATCTCTCAGGTTATAGTGATTGTATATCATGCTAGAGCATAGTAACTCATGGTGTGTATACTGCTCGGTTAAGCCTTCACAAGTGCAAAGGAGTAATTCTAGCTGCAGCTGTAGCTACTATACCAGCAACAAAGAAGGACTAAAAATTCTCATAATGGACCCTCTAATTTTGTTTGAAATTCAGTGAACACAGACCAACTATGCTACTAGACCAAATTACCATTCCAAAATAATGGAATCGCCAGATTTTTAAACATATGTCATTATCAGTGGATATTGACCAAAAGTCAATTCTAGGCCTCGAGACTACTTGACATCTTCGAAATCCTAGAGAACTGAACCAACAATGCtattaattcaaaaataacattCCAGAACTAACAAAACTGACTGGATCATCATACGACGTCTAAGTGACTAAATGATGACCAAAGTTAAccttatcaatttcaaaatctATCAAAATGAAAAGATAACTTCAAATGCAACAAACTACCTCGTAAATCAAGCCACACACTCTCGCTGactataataatatattacaaCTATGGGGAGGGATAAAacggtcaaaaatataaaaatataaaatcaaatatatggGTTGTTGAAGAATATGTTAAAAGTGTCTTGAAACTATATGTATGTTATAGTAAGTGGTCTAAACTATAGATAGTAAGTGGTCCAAActttattaatttgaaaaatctaataaacatgataaatagtttaaataagaGATAATATTCACCTATGGTAATAAACTAACTTTTAAAATCtaattatatgtttaaaattttcaaaatttagtcATTGAAATTTGATTTTGTCTCACTCTATAGCTATTTTACAACCTATTAAAGCACACTcattgattgatttattattcagtGATTATAGAAACACCAAAAGACTATATAAGCCTACATCTAGACTATatttctagaaaaaaataatggCAAAGTTTTTAACTTGTGTCCTACTCGCTGCTGCTATATTGTTTGGTAATCAAGAACCTTcaatttttatactttttgtaGCTCTCAAATTTAATATGtgttatttattattgttataatacttacctaataatatcaatattcattCTTGATCATTCTTATTTATTAATGCAGTTGCAACAATGATTTCATCAGTTAAATCAGAAACTTGCTACCAAATACATCTAGAAATATTATGTGATCAGAACAAAGTTAAGccaaaatttttatcattttgcAAGCAAAAAATTGGACCCAAAGTTGGTGGTCAATGTATTGAGCAGGATGGCTTTGACGGTCCATTTTGTGCTTGCGATTATCCTTGCTAGTCACCcctttctattttctttataccttaataaatattttatttctaaatgaAATTTTAGCTATCCATTTTCATGAGACAAGgatctcaaaataataatgtaCTTTATATTTAGAGATGCTATTGTTGATTCTTCCATTATAGTGtttgtcttcttttcttcaatttttctcattttcaattctcaaaaatagttggttacttttaaaataaataataattgtttTAGTATATTATaactcaaattaaaaattaatcttaataattaatactaaatttattttaatgccATCTTGCTCTTTTACTTTGAGAAAACATACATGACGATCCAAATCCAACGGTCATGCCGTCCCTTTGAGAGCGTCTACCATATAGGCCTAGTAATtagataatttaaatatataaattcaaaaaatacacATCCTAATTTaaaaatctaatatatatatatatatatattactattatatatcaCATACACCTAATCCAATGTGAGAATCggatttcattttaaatttattttaattattaagaa
Proteins encoded in this window:
- the LOC124897571 gene encoding uncharacterized protein LOC124897571 yields the protein MAKFLTCVLLAAAILFVATMISSVKSETCYQIHLEILCDQNKVKPKFLSFCKQKIGPKVGGQCIEQDGFDGPFCACDYPC